The DNA region AATCAACACCAGAATTGTTTTTTATGAATTGTTTTGAAGAATCTAAAATTGAAATGTGTGCAAAAGAAACTTCACTAATTTCTAAAGCAAATAAAAGACTTTTTTGAAGTTCCTGAGAAAAACTTAAATCATTAAATAAAAAGTCTAATTTCTCGTTAATTTGTAATAAGGACATAAAACAATTATAGTGGTATTTAAAATCTATTGGAAAACAAAATTTCACAAATATATGAGTGTAAAATAAATGCTTATTCTGTTAAAAATCAAATGTTTTACTGTTTAAATTTATTTTAAGTTTTTATAATTTTCCGTTGAATAACAATATGGATAAAATAAATAGTTTTTTGCTAAATAGTGGGGAGAATTGTTGAGTATTTATTGTATTAACAAAAAACAAAAGTATAGAATTTATTTGTTTTTTTGTCAAAATGCAGGCAAATGGAGCAAACTCAAGAGTTTTATTTTTGCCGCGAATTATATGGTTTTAATCATCCTTTACTAAATTCGTGCAATTCGTGGCTGATTTTTTATTGCTAAAACTGATTCGTTTGCCTGAGTATTATGAATGTGCCTAGTTATGATAACAGCAATTTTTTAAACTTTTTATAAAAAGCTAATTTACACACTTTTTAGGATGGTGTCATTATTCAGAAAAAAAGAGTAGAAACACCTGTTAAGCTTAATTGTTTATTAAATTCAGAATCAAGGTTTCAATTATTTGTAGCAAGATTTTCGAACTAGACTTTGATCATGTTTATGCTTATTCCAGCTAAGGCTGTTTTTTATCTTACTGTTTAAATAGTGGGCATTTTTAGTGTTTTTCTAATTTGTTGTTAGGCAGATGATTTTTCACCTTTATTCATAGGGAAAACATAGCGTGAAATTTGTTTTACTATTTTCTTTGCTTTCTAATTTTATATTACCTTTAAGTTGTTCCGTAAATTGTTTTACAATAGTTAAACCTAGCCCGGAGCCAATAATTGTTGATGTATTTGTTGCTCTGTAAAATGAAGTAAATAAAAGTTTAATCTCGTCTTCAGGTATTCCAATACCAAAATCAATTATCCTATTTTGATTGTTGAATCTAAGTATGTTAATTGAATGATAGGTTCTTGACAGTTTTTAGAATATTTGTAGGCATTACTAATTAAATTGGTCATAATGTGCAGCATTAATGTTTCATCTGTGACGATATTTTTTACATCACCATGGACAATTAATTGAATTTTTCGTCCATCATCTTCATTGCTAAAATAAACTGTAATGATATTCTTAATGAATTTGGTATAATTGATAGATTTTAATTTCGTTTTAGATTTGCTTAATTCGTGTTTACCAAAAATTAAAATATTGTTCATCAATTCGGTCATACGATCTACCTCAGTTTTGATTCTATCTGTTATTGGTTTTACGTTAGAAAAAGATCCATTATTAGCAGTATAAGATTTCATTTCAATGAGCTCAGCATTAGAATAAATAACTGTCAAAGGTGTACGAAATTGATGTGATGCCATAGAAACAAATTCTGATTTTAAATCATTGAATTTTTTCTCTTTTAGTAAGGCCTCTTTTGTTTTTTGTGTTGCTTTCACTCTTTCAGTGATGTCTCGACTAGCACTTTGATACCCTATCTGAATATTGTCTATTATTATAGGACTGATTATACTTTCTAGCCAAATGAAATTTTTGTCTTTTTTCTGAAATCTGAAAGTTATTCTGTTTTTATTAGGGTTTAGGTCTTTAGTTTTAGCATGTTTTTTGAAAATCCAATGGTCTTTTTTTTGTATGAAATCAAATGGAGTTTTATTGATTAATTCCTCAGGTTTGTACCCTAGTATTTCCTGTGAAGATTTTGAAATATATTTGATTTCTCCACAAGGCAAATGTTGGCATATTATATCAGAAGTGTTTTCGGTTAAAAAGCGATATTTTTCTTCTGATTTTATTAATTCATTTTTGTTTTGAATGAGTTCTGTTAAATCTATGTGTGTGCCTACTATTTTTTTCAGTTCACCTTGACGATTAAATATTTTTGTACCTGAATATTTAATGTGTAAATATTGATTATTTACGTGAGACATTCGGGTGATTCCTTCGTAAATTTCAATTTTTCCATTTATGAAGTTAGCAAATTTGTTTTCCAGAATTTCTACGTCGTCTGGATGAATATTTTTTTCCAGAATTCATAATTATGTTCAATTTCATTTTCTTTATACCCTAACATACTGCCTCAAGCGTAAGAAAACTTCGCTTTGTTTTTTTTAATATTATATTCCCATACCGCTTGTTTGGTTCCTTTAATATGATTTTCTAGAAGATTAAGACCTTTCTTTAATTTTTTTGTTTTTTTATGTTCATTTAATCGTAAACCTATGTTTTTTGCAACTGTATGTAATGCGACGACTTTGTTATGATGCCAAGTTTTTTCTTCCTTGCAATTATCATAACCAATCCAGCCCCAAAATTTCTTTTCTCTAAAAATAGGAGTAAACAAATACGATTTTATGTTTTGCATGGTCATTATTTCCTTAAACAAATCATTGGTGCTTTCTCTGACAATTCCGTACAAAGGTTCGTTCCTTGAAAGGATATTATAAAGTCCTGGAAATTCATCATAGCTTAATCCACTAAG from Flavobacterium nitratireducens includes:
- a CDS encoding sensor histidine kinase, giving the protein MSRTYHSINILRFNNQNRIIDFGIGIPEDEIKLLFTSFYRATNTSTIIGSGLGLTIVKQFTEQLKGNIKLESKENSKTNFTLCFPYE
- a CDS encoding PAS domain-containing sensor histidine kinase, whose protein sequence is MSHVNNQYLHIKYSGTKIFNRQGELKKIVGTHIDLTELIQNKNELIKSEEKYRFLTENTSDIICQHLPCGEIKYISKSSQEILGYKPEELINKTPFDFIQKKDHWIFKKHAKTKDLNPNKNRITFRFQKKDKNFIWLESIISPIIIDNIQIGYQSASRDITERVKATQKTKEALLKEKKFNDLKSEFVSMASHQFRTPLTVIYSNAELIEMKSYTANNGSFSNVKPITDRIKTEVDRMTELMNNILIFGKHELSKSKTKLKSINYTKFIKNIITVYFSNEDDGRKIQLIVHGDVKNIVTDETLMLHIMTNLISNAYKYSKNCQEPIIQLTYLDSTIKIG